A part of Pungitius pungitius chromosome 15, fPunPun2.1, whole genome shotgun sequence genomic DNA contains:
- the nmnat2 gene encoding nicotinamide/nicotinic acid mononucleotide adenylyltransferase 2, which translates to MTERSQTHVILLSCGSFNPITKGHIHMFEKAREYLHTTGRFIVIGGIISPVHDSYGKPGLVPSRHRLTMCQLAVQSSDWIRVDPWESYQDTWQTTCSVLEHHRDLMKRVTGCILSNVNTPSMTPVIGQPQNQTPPVYQDHGNINHKPSALKLWGKVSESFGKICCVRPHIERFTFVDENANLGTAMRYEEIELRILLLCGSDLLESFCIPGLWKDSDMEVIVGDFGMVVVPRDGADTERIMNHSSVLRKFKDNITVVKDGMSHPMSMVSSTKSRLALQHGDGHVVDYLSQPVIDYILQSQLYINASG; encoded by the exons ATGACGGAACGCAGTCAGACCCACGTGATCCTGCTGTCCTGCGGCAGTTTCAACCCCATCACCAAGGGACACATCCACATGTTCG AGAAAGCCAGAGAGTACCTGCACACGACGGGTCGCTTCATCGTGATCGGAGGAATCATCTCACCGGTCCACGACTCCTACGGAAAACCT GGTTTGGTTCCCAGCAGACATCGTCTCACCATGTGTCAGCTGGCCGTGCAGTCCTCTGATTGGATCAG GGTGGACCCTTGGGAGAGTTACCAGGACACCTGGCAGACAACCTGCAGCGTTCTGGAGCACCACCGTGACCTGATGAAG agAGTCACCGGCTGCATTCTGTCCAACGTCAACACGCCATCGATGACTCCTGTGATTGGTCAGCCACAGAACCAGACGCCCCCCGTCTACCAGGACCACGGCAACATCAATCACAAGCCGTCAGCCC TCAAGCTGTGGGGGAAGGTCAGCGAGAGCTTCGGAAAGATCTGCTGCGTCCGTCCTCACATCGAACGCTTTACCTTCGTCG ATGAAAACGCTAACCTGGGGACGGCCATGAGGTACGAGGAGATCG AGTTACGCATCTTGCTCCTGTGTGGAAGTGATCTCCTGGAGTCCTTCTGCATCCCTGGTCTGTGGAAGGACAGTGAT ATGGAGGTGATTGTGGGGGATTTCGGAATGGTCGTGGTTCCTCGTGACGGAGCCGACACGGAGAGGATCATGAACCACTCATCTGTCCTCCGCAAGTTCAAG GACAACATCACTGTGGTGAAGGACGGCATGAGCCACCCGATGTCCATGGTCAGCTCCACCAAGAGCAG acTGGCCCTGCAGCACGGTGACGGCCATGTTGTGGACTACCTGAGTCAGCCCGTCATCGACTACATCCTGCAGAGTCAGCTGTACATCAACGCCTCCGGCTAG
- the smg7 gene encoding nonsense-mediated mRNA decay factor SMG7 isoform X2, with the protein MNVCAQYLRQAEALKADMTDSKLGAAEVWTSRQALQDLYQKMLVTDLEYALDKKVEQDLWNHAFKNQITTLQSQAKNRANPNRSEVQANLSLFLEAASGFYTQLLQELCTVFNVDLPCRVKSSQLGIISNKQGGGAIVTPQPSSCSYICQHCLVHLGDIARYRNQTSQAESYYRHAAQLVPSNGQPYNQLAILASSKGDHLTTIFYYCRSIAVKFPFPAASTNLQKALSKALESRDEVKTKWSVSDFVRAFIKFHGHVYLSKSLEKLDLLREKLEEQFQRLTLQKAFSSQQLVHITVINLFELHHLRDLTAEGEEQIFSGEQQVGWFQLLGLFMSFLGVMCSRVILNNSRGEEILGECPLPAIKVSLDWLKLRPSIFPEAAVDQRQHVWPWLVSILNSFQPREDNVSCSLVTPLPEEFELQGFLALRPALRSLDFTKGHQGVLVDRDGLPVHTRHQRLISLGRWVADNQPGLIQCKVSEDGLLVFITDIPEQAVEEPLEKEAPVLQESSNAEQTANDGGNCGLKSVLSAGKTQSSWPDGSERPVVTFKENIKPREQSREPTRSHPLKDSGKERRDFAKGNGAAGKGELKRDGKRKSELKKAGHEKAADAVKQVKAQTEMRKTPVSEAKKTPVTQTQTTCSSQFIPTLHHPGAFPPLPSRPGFPPSAYVIPPPVAFPGLQVNPGFTFPAGVSVPGAFLQPGVHAQSAGQAGKPSHIPYSQQRPSGPGPAQGPGSSGPPQGQQPQNQAMQSVQLQAMSQQSPTKPVQQVGMGKSPPHHPGLQQFMQVQDQPAQMWNQAQAALQKIPPMPMSMKQPQQQAAFYMAAQDPLKLYEHQMDKKMKFPNVKMQDFYWEPTYRMGEGLAVMADRMKRPPPGGICPEQDGSTGPRGPQFELPNQSRMESVPESGSSSLLPMSGFPMQVRPVDPHAQEYNQNSIFSQAYGKNLPPSSKPDAPMMHQEPSLYSLFEGTPWSPSLPASSDHSTPASQSPHSSNPSSLPSSPPTHNHGAVPFSNFGPIGTPDSRDRRMLDRWKADKTGAVSGFGLDYLPAAASSAASDTSWHQAGPTGNSWTNQESPMEESSSTVLLDSLKSIWSSSMMQPGPSALEQLLLQQKQKQQRGHGAMNPPH; encoded by the exons ATGAACGTGTGCGCTCAGTATCTCCG ACAGGCAGAGGCCCTGAAGGCTGACATGACAG ATTCAAAGCTGGGGGCGGCGGAGGTGTGGACGTCCCGACAGGCCCTGCAGGATCTGTATCAGAAGATGCTGGTGACGGACCTTGAGTACGCTCTGGACAAGAAGGTGGAGCAAGACCT GTGGAATCACGCCTTTAAGAACCAGATCACCACGCTGCAGAGCCAGGCCAAGAACCGAGCCAACCCCAACCGCAGCGAGGTACAGGCCAACCTGTCGCTGTTCCTGGAGGCAGCGAGTGGCTTCTACACACAG CTGCTACAGGAGCTGTGCACCGTCTTCAACGTGGACCTTCCGTGCCGCGTCAAGTCGTCTCAGCTCGGCATCATCAGCAATAAACAGGGCGGCGGCGCCATCGTCACGCCGCAACCCAGCTCCTGCTCCTACATCTGCCAGCACTGCCTTGTCCACCTGGGAGACATCG CTCGTTACCGTAACCAGACCAGCCAGGCGGAGTCGTACTACCGACACGCCGCTCAGCTGGTGCCGTCCAACG GTCAGCCCTACAACCAGCTGGCCATCCTGGCCTCCTCCAAAGGAGACCACCTCACCACCATCTTCTACTACTGCCGCAGCATCGCGGTCAAGTTCCCCTTCCCGGCCGCCTCCACCAACCTGCAGAAGGCTCTGTCCAAGGCTCTGGAGAG CCGTGACGAGGTGAAGACCAAGTGGAGCGTGTCTGACTTCGTTCGGGCCTTCATCAAGTTCCACGGCCACGTTTACCTGAGCAAGAGTCTGGAGAAGCTGGACCTCCtgagggagaagctggaggagcagttTCAG aggctgACCCTGCAGAAGGCCTTCAGCTCCCAGCAGCTGGTCCACATCACCGTCATCAACCTGTTcgagctccaccacctcaggGACCTGACGGCTGAAGGCGAGGAGCAGATCTTCAGCGGCGAGCAGCAGGTCGGCTGGTTCCAGCTGCTGGGCCTCTTCA TGTCCTTCCTGGGAGTCATGTGCAGTCGCGTCATACTCAACAACAGCCGCGGGGAGGAGATCCTGGGCGAGTGCCCTCTGCCGGCCATCAAGGTTTCTCTGGACTGGCTGAAGCTGAGACCCAGCATCTTCCCCGAGGCCGCCGTGGACCAGAGGCAGCA TGTTTGGCCCTGGCTGGTCTCCATCCTCAACAGTTTCCAGCCCAGAGAGGACAACGTGTCCTGCTCCTTGG TGACGCCGCTTCCAGAGGAGTTTGAGTTGCAGGGTTTCCTGGCTCTACGGCCCGCTCTGAG GTCCTTGGACTTCACCAAAGGGCATCAGGGCGTCCTGGTGGACAGGGATGGTCTGCCGGTCCACACCCGACATCAGAGACTCATCAGTTTGGGCAGATGGGTCGCTGATAACCAGCCGGG CCTGATCCAGTGCAAGGTGAGCGAAGACGgcctcctcgtcttcatcacCGACATTCCGGAGCAGGCCGTCGAGGAGCCCCTGGAGAAGGAGGCGCCGGTGCTGCAGGAGTCGTCCAACGCCGAGCAGACGGCCAACGACGGCGGCAACTGCGGCCTGAAGTCGGTGCTGTCGGCGGGGAAGACGCAGAGCTCGTGGCCCGACGGCAGCGAGCGACCCGTCGTCACCTTCAAGGAGAACATCAAGCCCAGGGAGCAGAGCCGAGAGCCCACGCGCAGCCATCCCCTGAAGGACAGCGGCAAGGAGCGCCGGGACTTCGCCAAGGGCAACGGCGCCGCCGGAAAAGGGGAGCTGAAGAGGGacgggaagaggaagagcgagCTGAAAAAGGCCGGACACGAGAAAGCCGCCGACGCCGTAAAACAG GTGAAGGCACAGACGGAGATGAGGAAGACTCCGGTCTCTGAGGCCAAGAAGACACCCGTCACTCAAACGCAGACCACCTGCTCCTCCCAGTTCATCCCCACCCTCCATCACCCAGGAGCCTTCCCCCCTCTGCCCAGCCGaccag GTTTCCCACCCTCGGCGTATGTGatcccccccccggtggcctTTCCAGGCCTCCAGGTGAACCCGGGCTTCACCTTCCCTGCTGGCGTGAGCGTCCCCGGCGCCTTCCTCCAGCCGGGCGTCCACGCGCAGAGCGCCGGGCAGGCCGGGAAGCCGTCCCACATTCCCTACAGTCAGCAGAGGCCCTCTGGCCCCGGTCCGGCTCAGGGCCCGGGGTCCTCGGGCCCCCCCCAAGGTCAGCAGCCCCAGAACCAGGCCATGCAGTCAGTCCAGCTGCAGGCGATGAGCCAGCAGTCTCCCACCAAACCGGTCCAGCAGGTCGGGATGGGCAAGAGTCCACCTCACCACCCGGGTCTGCAGCAG TTCATGCAGGTCCAGGATCAGCCGGCTCAGATGTGGAACCAGGCTCAGGCCGCTCTGCAGAAGATCCCCCCCATGCCCATGTCCATGaagcagcctcagcagcaggcGGCCTTCTACATGGCAGCTCAGGATCCTCTCAAACTCTACGAGCACCAGATGGACAAGAAGATGAAGTTCCCCAACGTGAAGATGCAGGACTTCTACTGGGAGCCCACCTACAGGATGGGGGAGGGTTTGGCTGTCATGGCCGACAGGATGAAGAGGCCTCCCCCTGGGGGGATCTGCCCCGAGCAGGACGGCTCCACTGGGCCCCGGGGCCCTCAGTTTGAG ctgccAAACCAGAGCCGGATGGAGAGCGTCCCCGAGAGCGGCTCCTCGTCTCTGCTGCCCATGTCCGGCTTCCCCATGCAGGTCCGACCCGTCGACCCACACGCGCAG GAGTACAACCAGAACAGCATCTTCAGCCAGGCCTACGGCAAGAACCTGCCTCCCAGCTCCAAGCCCGACGCTCCCATGATGCACCAGGAGCCGTCCCTGTACTCTCTGTTCGAGGGGACCCCCTGGTCCCCCTCCCTGCCCGCCAGCTCCG ATCACTCTACCCCAGCCAGCCAATCCCCTCACTCCTCCAACCCCAGCAGCCTGccgtcttccccccccacacacaatcaCGGCGCCGTGCCCTTCTCCAACTTTGGCCCCATCGGCACTCCAGACAGCCGGGACCGCAGGATGCTGGACCGCTGGAAGGCCGACAAGACCG GGGCAGTCAGCGGGTTCGGACTGGACTACCTGCCGGCCGcggcctcctctgcagcttcagACACCAGCTGGCACCAGGCCGGTCCCACCGGCAACTCCTGGACCAATCAGGAGTCTCCGATGGAGGAGTCGTCCTCCACCGTGCTGCTCGACAGCCTGAAG tCCATCTGGTCGAGCTCCATGATGCAGCCGGGCCCGTCGGCGCTggagcagctcctcctgcagcagaagcagaagcagcagcgaGGTCACGGCGCCATGAACCCGCCTCACTGA
- the smg7 gene encoding nonsense-mediated mRNA decay factor SMG7 isoform X1 → MNVCAQYLRQAEALKADMTDSKLGAAEVWTSRQALQDLYQKMLVTDLEYALDKKVEQDLWNHAFKNQITTLQSQAKNRANPNRSEVQANLSLFLEAASGFYTQLLQELCTVFNVDLPCRVKSSQLGIISNKQGGGAIVTPQPSSCSYICQHCLVHLGDIARYRNQTSQAESYYRHAAQLVPSNGQPYNQLAILASSKGDHLTTIFYYCRSIAVKFPFPAASTNLQKALSKALESRDEVKTKWSVSDFVRAFIKFHGHVYLSKSLEKLDLLREKLEEQFQRLTLQKAFSSQQLVHITVINLFELHHLRDLTAEGEEQIFSGEQQVGWFQLLGLFMSFLGVMCSRVILNNSRGEEILGECPLPAIKVSLDWLKLRPSIFPEAAVDQRQHVWPWLVSILNSFQPREDNVSCSLVTPLPEEFELQGFLALRPALRSLDFTKGHQGVLVDRDGLPVHTRHQRLISLGRWVADNQPGLIQCKVSEDGLLVFITDIPEQAVEEPLEKEAPVLQESSNAEQTANDGGNCGLKSVLSAGKTQSSWPDGSERPVVTFKENIKPREQSREPTRSHPLKDSGKERRDFAKGNGAAGKGELKRDGKRKSELKKAGHEKAADAVKQVKAQTEMRKTPVSEAKKTPVTQTQTTCSSQFIPTLHHPGAFPPLPSRPGFPPSAYVIPPPVAFPGLQVNPGFTFPAGVSVPGAFLQPGVHAQSAGQAGKPSHIPYSQQRPSGPGPAQGPGSSGPPQGQQPQNQAMQSVQLQAMSQQSPTKPVQQVGMGKSPPHHPGLQQFMQVQDQPAQMWNQAQAALQKIPPMPMSMKQPQQQAAFYMAAQDPLKLYEHQMDKKMKFPNVKMQDFYWEPTYRMGEGLAVMADRMKRPPPGGICPEQDGSTGPRGPQFEDNKPLLPPDLLKTLADLEEEEELVFSKPPDFFQALAGPLSSAPGPNIFLPNQSRMESVPESGSSSLLPMSGFPMQVRPVDPHAQEYNQNSIFSQAYGKNLPPSSKPDAPMMHQEPSLYSLFEGTPWSPSLPASSDHSTPASQSPHSSNPSSLPSSPPTHNHGAVPFSNFGPIGTPDSRDRRMLDRWKADKTGAVSGFGLDYLPAAASSAASDTSWHQAGPTGNSWTNQESPMEESSSTVLLDSLKSIWSSSMMQPGPSALEQLLLQQKQKQQRGHGAMNPPH, encoded by the exons ATGAACGTGTGCGCTCAGTATCTCCG ACAGGCAGAGGCCCTGAAGGCTGACATGACAG ATTCAAAGCTGGGGGCGGCGGAGGTGTGGACGTCCCGACAGGCCCTGCAGGATCTGTATCAGAAGATGCTGGTGACGGACCTTGAGTACGCTCTGGACAAGAAGGTGGAGCAAGACCT GTGGAATCACGCCTTTAAGAACCAGATCACCACGCTGCAGAGCCAGGCCAAGAACCGAGCCAACCCCAACCGCAGCGAGGTACAGGCCAACCTGTCGCTGTTCCTGGAGGCAGCGAGTGGCTTCTACACACAG CTGCTACAGGAGCTGTGCACCGTCTTCAACGTGGACCTTCCGTGCCGCGTCAAGTCGTCTCAGCTCGGCATCATCAGCAATAAACAGGGCGGCGGCGCCATCGTCACGCCGCAACCCAGCTCCTGCTCCTACATCTGCCAGCACTGCCTTGTCCACCTGGGAGACATCG CTCGTTACCGTAACCAGACCAGCCAGGCGGAGTCGTACTACCGACACGCCGCTCAGCTGGTGCCGTCCAACG GTCAGCCCTACAACCAGCTGGCCATCCTGGCCTCCTCCAAAGGAGACCACCTCACCACCATCTTCTACTACTGCCGCAGCATCGCGGTCAAGTTCCCCTTCCCGGCCGCCTCCACCAACCTGCAGAAGGCTCTGTCCAAGGCTCTGGAGAG CCGTGACGAGGTGAAGACCAAGTGGAGCGTGTCTGACTTCGTTCGGGCCTTCATCAAGTTCCACGGCCACGTTTACCTGAGCAAGAGTCTGGAGAAGCTGGACCTCCtgagggagaagctggaggagcagttTCAG aggctgACCCTGCAGAAGGCCTTCAGCTCCCAGCAGCTGGTCCACATCACCGTCATCAACCTGTTcgagctccaccacctcaggGACCTGACGGCTGAAGGCGAGGAGCAGATCTTCAGCGGCGAGCAGCAGGTCGGCTGGTTCCAGCTGCTGGGCCTCTTCA TGTCCTTCCTGGGAGTCATGTGCAGTCGCGTCATACTCAACAACAGCCGCGGGGAGGAGATCCTGGGCGAGTGCCCTCTGCCGGCCATCAAGGTTTCTCTGGACTGGCTGAAGCTGAGACCCAGCATCTTCCCCGAGGCCGCCGTGGACCAGAGGCAGCA TGTTTGGCCCTGGCTGGTCTCCATCCTCAACAGTTTCCAGCCCAGAGAGGACAACGTGTCCTGCTCCTTGG TGACGCCGCTTCCAGAGGAGTTTGAGTTGCAGGGTTTCCTGGCTCTACGGCCCGCTCTGAG GTCCTTGGACTTCACCAAAGGGCATCAGGGCGTCCTGGTGGACAGGGATGGTCTGCCGGTCCACACCCGACATCAGAGACTCATCAGTTTGGGCAGATGGGTCGCTGATAACCAGCCGGG CCTGATCCAGTGCAAGGTGAGCGAAGACGgcctcctcgtcttcatcacCGACATTCCGGAGCAGGCCGTCGAGGAGCCCCTGGAGAAGGAGGCGCCGGTGCTGCAGGAGTCGTCCAACGCCGAGCAGACGGCCAACGACGGCGGCAACTGCGGCCTGAAGTCGGTGCTGTCGGCGGGGAAGACGCAGAGCTCGTGGCCCGACGGCAGCGAGCGACCCGTCGTCACCTTCAAGGAGAACATCAAGCCCAGGGAGCAGAGCCGAGAGCCCACGCGCAGCCATCCCCTGAAGGACAGCGGCAAGGAGCGCCGGGACTTCGCCAAGGGCAACGGCGCCGCCGGAAAAGGGGAGCTGAAGAGGGacgggaagaggaagagcgagCTGAAAAAGGCCGGACACGAGAAAGCCGCCGACGCCGTAAAACAG GTGAAGGCACAGACGGAGATGAGGAAGACTCCGGTCTCTGAGGCCAAGAAGACACCCGTCACTCAAACGCAGACCACCTGCTCCTCCCAGTTCATCCCCACCCTCCATCACCCAGGAGCCTTCCCCCCTCTGCCCAGCCGaccag GTTTCCCACCCTCGGCGTATGTGatcccccccccggtggcctTTCCAGGCCTCCAGGTGAACCCGGGCTTCACCTTCCCTGCTGGCGTGAGCGTCCCCGGCGCCTTCCTCCAGCCGGGCGTCCACGCGCAGAGCGCCGGGCAGGCCGGGAAGCCGTCCCACATTCCCTACAGTCAGCAGAGGCCCTCTGGCCCCGGTCCGGCTCAGGGCCCGGGGTCCTCGGGCCCCCCCCAAGGTCAGCAGCCCCAGAACCAGGCCATGCAGTCAGTCCAGCTGCAGGCGATGAGCCAGCAGTCTCCCACCAAACCGGTCCAGCAGGTCGGGATGGGCAAGAGTCCACCTCACCACCCGGGTCTGCAGCAG TTCATGCAGGTCCAGGATCAGCCGGCTCAGATGTGGAACCAGGCTCAGGCCGCTCTGCAGAAGATCCCCCCCATGCCCATGTCCATGaagcagcctcagcagcaggcGGCCTTCTACATGGCAGCTCAGGATCCTCTCAAACTCTACGAGCACCAGATGGACAAGAAGATGAAGTTCCCCAACGTGAAGATGCAGGACTTCTACTGGGAGCCCACCTACAGGATGGGGGAGGGTTTGGCTGTCATGGCCGACAGGATGAAGAGGCCTCCCCCTGGGGGGATCTGCCCCGAGCAGGACGGCTCCACTGGGCCCCGGGGCCCTCAGTTTGAG GACAACAAGCCTCTTCTACCTCCTGACCTGTTAAAAACTCTAGCAGatcttgaggaggaggaggagctggtctTTTCTAAGCCTCCTGATTTCTTCCAGGCCTTGGCCGGCCCTCTTAGCTCTGCTCCTGGACCAAACATATTT ctgccAAACCAGAGCCGGATGGAGAGCGTCCCCGAGAGCGGCTCCTCGTCTCTGCTGCCCATGTCCGGCTTCCCCATGCAGGTCCGACCCGTCGACCCACACGCGCAG GAGTACAACCAGAACAGCATCTTCAGCCAGGCCTACGGCAAGAACCTGCCTCCCAGCTCCAAGCCCGACGCTCCCATGATGCACCAGGAGCCGTCCCTGTACTCTCTGTTCGAGGGGACCCCCTGGTCCCCCTCCCTGCCCGCCAGCTCCG ATCACTCTACCCCAGCCAGCCAATCCCCTCACTCCTCCAACCCCAGCAGCCTGccgtcttccccccccacacacaatcaCGGCGCCGTGCCCTTCTCCAACTTTGGCCCCATCGGCACTCCAGACAGCCGGGACCGCAGGATGCTGGACCGCTGGAAGGCCGACAAGACCG GGGCAGTCAGCGGGTTCGGACTGGACTACCTGCCGGCCGcggcctcctctgcagcttcagACACCAGCTGGCACCAGGCCGGTCCCACCGGCAACTCCTGGACCAATCAGGAGTCTCCGATGGAGGAGTCGTCCTCCACCGTGCTGCTCGACAGCCTGAAG tCCATCTGGTCGAGCTCCATGATGCAGCCGGGCCCGTCGGCGCTggagcagctcctcctgcagcagaagcagaagcagcagcgaGGTCACGGCGCCATGAACCCGCCTCACTGA